The Raphanus sativus cultivar WK10039 unplaced genomic scaffold, ASM80110v3 Scaffold0058, whole genome shotgun sequence genome window below encodes:
- the LOC130500909 gene encoding peptide methionine sulfoxide reductase B5-like, which translates to MALNVVSSYVLRLSSATSLTSSTTIKKAFVTPRFASSPPNLSLLRRGFRRITAMGSSAPGSVNKGEEEWRAILSPEQFRILRQKGTEYPGTGEYNKVFADGIYSCAGCGTPLYKSATKFDSGCGWPAFFDGLPGAINRTADPDGRRIEITCAACGGHLGHVFKGEGFPTPTDERHCVNSVSLKFAPGNATL; encoded by the exons ATGGCGTTGAACGTGGTATCATCATATGTGCTGCGTCTATCTTCAGCCACGTCTTTGACCTCCTCAACCACCATCAAAAAAGCCTTCGTTACACCTCGATTTGCTTCCTCTCCCCCGAATCTAAGCCTCCTTCGTCGAGGTTTTCGTCGTATAACAGCAATGGGTTCTTCAGCTCCTGGATCGGTTAATAAGGGAGAGGAAGAGTGGCGTGCGATTCTCTCTCCTGAGCAATTCAGGATCCTCAGGCAGAAAGGCACTGA ATATCCAGGGACAGGAGAATACAACAAAGTATTCGCAGACGGGATCTATAGCTGTGCAGGATGTGGGACTCCTCTATACAAATCCGCCACCAAGTTCGACTCTGGCTGTGGCTGGCCTGCTTTCTTTGACGGCCTCCCAGGGGCCATTAACCGAACC GCGGATCCAGACGGGAGAAGAATAGAGATCACTTGTGCAGCTTGTGGAGGACATCTCGGACATGTTTTCAAAGGAGAAGGTTTCCCTACTCCTACCGATGAGCGACACTGTGTCAACAGTGTCTCCCTCAAGTTCGCACCGGGGAATGCAACCTtgtga
- the LOC108851686 gene encoding tobamovirus multiplication protein 1, translating into MTDSSLVMMAQILATEMTNWWEEVNESTQWQDGIFFALSGAYALVSAIALVQLVRIQMRVPEYGWTTQKVFHLMNFVVNGVRAVLFGFHHQVFLVHPKALCWILLDLPGLLFFSAYTLLVLFWAEIYHQARSLPTDKLRITYISVNVAVYLAQVVIWVCIWVNDNSTVELVGKIFMSVVSFIAALGFLLYGGRLFIMLRRFPIESKGRRKKLHEVGSVTAICFTCFLIRCIVVGVSAFDRDLTLDVLDHPVLNLIYYMVVEVLPSALVLFILRKLPPKRVSAQYHPIQ; encoded by the exons ATGACGGATTCGAGCCTGGTGATGATGGCACAAATCTTGGCGACGGAGATGACGAATTGGTGGGAGGAGGTTAACGAGTCAACTCAGTGGCAAGATGGGATCTTCTTCGCTCTCTCTGGTGCTTATGCTCTTGTCTCCGCCATCGCTCTT GTCCAGTTGGTAAGGATCCAAATGAGAGTGCCTGAGTATGGCTGGACCACTCAGAAGGTCTTTCATCTTATGAACTTTGTCGTCAATGGAG TTCGCGCTGTTCTATTTGGATTTCACCATCAAGTGTTTCTCGTCCATCCCAAG GCTCTTTGCTGGATACTATTGGATCTTCCGGGGCTCCTCTTCTTCTCGGCTTACACACTGCTCGTACTGTTCTGGGCAGAGATATATCACCAG GCAAGAAGCTTACCAACGGATAAGCTTCGGATAACGTATATCTCAGTCAATGTGGCTGTATATTTGGCTCAG GTTGTTATATGGGTATGCATCTGGGTCAATGATAACAGCACTGTGGAGTTAGTTGGAAAGATATTTATGTCAG TTGTGTCTTTCATCGCGGCGTTAGGCTTCTTGCTCTACGGAGGAAG ATTGTTTATTATGCTAAGAAGGTTCCCTATTGAGTCAaaaggaagaaggaagaagctccATGAG GTTGGATCCGTGACAGCCATATGCTTCACCTGCTTCCTCATTAGATGCATTGTG GTGGGTGTATCAGCATTTGACAGGGATTTAACGCTGGATGTTCTTGATCATCCCGTTCTGAACTTAATCTACTATATG gtGGTTGAAGTACTTCCATCGGCACTAGTCCTCTTCATTCTGCGTAAGCTACCTCCAAAGAGAGTATCAGCTCAATACCATCCCATCCAGTAG